One Nocardia sp. BMG111209 DNA segment encodes these proteins:
- a CDS encoding cupin domain-containing protein, translating into MPVVRAADAEVHTMHNATFTSYVRPSTGSTEICLWRLEVGPGTTGQGHRILREEVFLMLSGAAELTVGDETTTLIGGDAAVVPAGSLLRIDNPGTTPAAFAVVVPVGFSAELADGTPITPRWVN; encoded by the coding sequence ATGCCCGTCGTCCGTGCCGCCGACGCCGAGGTCCACACCATGCACAACGCCACCTTCACTTCCTATGTCCGCCCGAGTACCGGAAGCACGGAGATCTGCCTGTGGCGGTTGGAGGTCGGGCCCGGCACCACCGGCCAGGGCCACCGCATCCTGCGGGAGGAGGTGTTCCTGATGCTGTCCGGCGCCGCCGAACTCACCGTCGGCGACGAGACCACCACGCTGATCGGGGGAGATGCGGCCGTTGTGCCCGCGGGATCGCTGCTGCGCATCGATAATCCGGGTACGACGCCGGCGGCGTTCGCGGTGGTGGTGCCGGTCGGGTTCAGTGCCGAACTGGCGGACGGAACCCCGATCACCCCACGCTGGGTGAACTGA
- a CDS encoding MarR family winged helix-turn-helix transcriptional regulator — protein MPAPASDLPLILLAAAAEVTDAIHAGVTAAGFTDLRPTHGFVFVRMAPDGATVGEIADHLGVTKQAASQLVEELVTKGYATRNPHPRDARARLITLTDRGWAVTRAAEAAADAFAARWAAVLGGPAVAETRDRLARVVRPGRVRPAAW, from the coding sequence ATGCCCGCACCCGCCTCCGACCTCCCGTTGATCCTGCTGGCGGCGGCCGCGGAGGTCACCGACGCCATCCATGCCGGGGTGACGGCGGCCGGGTTCACCGACCTGCGGCCCACCCACGGATTCGTCTTCGTGCGGATGGCCCCCGACGGCGCGACCGTCGGCGAGATCGCCGACCACCTCGGCGTCACCAAACAGGCGGCCAGCCAGCTGGTCGAGGAACTCGTGACCAAGGGCTACGCGACGCGCAACCCGCATCCGCGCGATGCCCGCGCCCGGCTGATCACCCTGACCGACCGCGGCTGGGCCGTCACGCGCGCGGCCGAGGCCGCCGCGGACGCCTTCGCGGCCCGCTGGGCGGCCGTCCTCGGCGGACCCGCCGTCGCCGAGACCCGCGACCGGCTGGCCCGGGTGGTCCGGCCGGGCCGGGTCCGGCCGGCCGCCTGGTGA
- a CDS encoding MarR family winged helix-turn-helix transcriptional regulator, with protein MVRWLTAAEQTTWSAYIRMRQRLEAAMAAGLARDGLSMPDYEIMVALSDRALAPDGRMRARDLAAEICWDKSRLSKHLARMDTRGLIERAPADDDARGISVCLTERGREALQRAAPNHVELVRQLFVDDLTADESTLLRTLSDRVATAAEELADLD; from the coding sequence ATGGTGCGATGGCTGACCGCGGCGGAACAGACGACCTGGTCGGCGTACATCCGGATGCGGCAGCGGCTGGAGGCCGCGATGGCGGCCGGTCTCGCTCGGGACGGCCTGTCGATGCCGGACTACGAGATCATGGTCGCGCTGTCCGACCGAGCGCTGGCTCCCGACGGCCGGATGCGGGCCCGCGACCTGGCCGCGGAGATCTGCTGGGACAAGAGCCGGTTGTCGAAACACCTGGCCCGCATGGACACTCGCGGCCTGATCGAGCGTGCCCCCGCCGACGACGACGCGCGCGGCATCTCGGTCTGCCTCACCGAGCGCGGGCGCGAGGCGTTGCAGCGGGCCGCCCCCAACCATGTCGAACTGGTCCGGCAGCTGTTCGTGGACGACCTGACCGCCGACGAGTCGACGCTGTTGCGCACCCTGTCCGACCGGGTCGCCACCGCCGCGGAGGAACTGGCCGACCTGGACTGA
- a CDS encoding pirin family protein → MPAVTVDDILVLPRLSRPAETQRQRPVRAVVTGHTQREGAGFRVTRPFPGPELRSADPFILLDQMGPVAYQPYEAKGAPWHPHRGFETVTYMLDGTMVHHDSNGGGGVIGEGDTQWMTAGSGILHDELPDEPLVISGGTFHGIQLWVNLPRALKMAPPRYQDLRASELTLVSSHDGGALVRVIAGTVDGFEGPGSTYTPIAYAHASIGPGARLEMLWPQHFSAMVYVLSGSGTAGAEGRPITAGQLAVLGHGDALTVTADARQDTPTGNFEVLLLGGEPIREPVVQYGPFVMNTRQEIIEAVADFEAGRMGTIPAEHLATHRLGE, encoded by the coding sequence ATGCCCGCTGTCACCGTCGACGACATCCTGGTGCTGCCGCGGCTGTCCCGTCCCGCCGAAACCCAGCGGCAGCGGCCGGTGCGTGCCGTGGTCACCGGGCACACCCAGCGCGAGGGGGCCGGATTCCGGGTCACCCGGCCGTTCCCCGGCCCGGAACTGCGCTCGGCCGATCCGTTCATCCTGCTCGACCAGATGGGCCCGGTCGCCTATCAGCCCTACGAGGCCAAGGGGGCACCCTGGCATCCGCACCGCGGCTTCGAGACCGTCACCTACATGCTCGACGGGACGATGGTCCATCACGACTCCAACGGCGGCGGTGGCGTCATCGGCGAGGGCGACACCCAGTGGATGACCGCCGGATCCGGCATCCTGCACGACGAACTGCCGGACGAGCCGCTGGTGATCTCCGGCGGCACCTTCCACGGCATCCAGCTGTGGGTGAACCTGCCGCGCGCGCTCAAGATGGCCCCGCCGCGCTACCAGGACCTGCGCGCGAGCGAACTCACCCTGGTCAGCTCGCACGACGGCGGCGCGCTGGTCCGCGTCATCGCGGGCACCGTCGACGGATTCGAGGGACCGGGGTCGACCTACACGCCGATCGCCTACGCACACGCCTCGATCGGCCCGGGTGCGCGACTGGAAATGCTCTGGCCGCAGCACTTCTCGGCGATGGTCTACGTATTGTCCGGCAGCGGCACGGCCGGGGCCGAGGGCCGGCCGATCACCGCCGGGCAACTGGCCGTCCTCGGCCACGGTGACGCGCTCACGGTGACCGCGGACGCGCGGCAGGACACCCCGACCGGCAACTTCGAGGTGCTGCTGCTCGGCGGCGAGCCGATCCGGGAACCGGTGGTGCAGTACGGGCCGTTCGTGATGAACACGCGGCAGGAGATCATCGAGGCCGTAGCCGATTTCGAGGCCGGGCGGATGGGTACGATCCCCGCCGAGCACCTCGCGACCCACCGCCTCGGCGAGTGA
- a CDS encoding excalibur calcium-binding domain-containing protein, translated as MNVRRLIVTGAGLITLAAPLAFTAPTALADDIITGSAGTGSSGIDDLIGSTGSSGLTQTGSAGGTFKNCDEARAAGRAPLFRGEPGYSPHLDPDGTGMACPTA; from the coding sequence ATGAACGTTCGCAGGCTCATCGTGACCGGCGCGGGACTGATCACCCTCGCAGCCCCGCTCGCATTCACCGCCCCGACCGCCCTGGCGGATGACATCATCACCGGGTCCGCGGGCACCGGCTCGTCCGGCATCGATGATCTCATCGGTTCGACCGGCTCGTCCGGTCTCACCCAGACCGGCTCGGCGGGTGGCACGTTCAAGAATTGCGACGAGGCCCGCGCGGCCGGGCGGGCGCCGCTGTTCCGCGGCGAGCCCGGGTACTCCCCGCACCTGGACCCCGACGGTACCGGAATGGCCTGCCCGACCGCCTGA
- a CDS encoding DUF3618 domain-containing protein, translating into MARDTESIEREIEAARNRLANTLDELAVRADPQRIADNTKKAIFAKLNQPQVKYSLIGAGALVVLVTAVRIFRR; encoded by the coding sequence GTGGCGAGGGATACCGAGAGTATCGAGCGGGAGATCGAAGCCGCACGCAACCGGCTGGCGAACACACTCGACGAGCTCGCGGTGCGCGCCGACCCGCAGCGGATCGCCGACAACACCAAGAAGGCGATCTTCGCGAAACTGAACCAGCCGCAGGTGAAGTACAGCCTGATCGGCGCCGGCGCGCTGGTCGTGCTGGTGACCGCGGTTCGGATCTTCCGGCGCTGA
- the bcp gene encoding thioredoxin-dependent thiol peroxidase, which yields MTENHRLTTGDTAPAFTLPDADGKPVSLADYRGRKVIVYFYPAASTPGCTKQACDFRDSLAELEGAGIDVVGISPDKPAKLAKFRDAEQLTFPLLSDPDRAVLTAWGAFGEKTMYGKTVTGVIRSTFLVDEEGKIALAQYNVRATGHVAKLRRDLSV from the coding sequence ATGACCGAGAACCACCGCCTGACTACCGGTGACACCGCCCCCGCGTTCACCCTGCCCGACGCCGACGGGAAACCGGTGTCGCTGGCCGATTATCGCGGCCGCAAGGTGATCGTGTATTTCTACCCGGCCGCGAGCACCCCCGGCTGCACCAAGCAGGCCTGCGACTTCCGCGACAGTCTCGCCGAACTCGAGGGCGCGGGTATCGATGTCGTCGGCATCTCGCCCGACAAGCCCGCCAAGCTCGCCAAATTCCGTGACGCGGAACAACTCACGTTCCCGCTGCTGTCGGATCCGGATCGCGCGGTGCTCACCGCGTGGGGCGCCTTCGGTGAGAAGACCATGTACGGCAAGACCGTCACCGGCGTGATCCGCTCCACCTTCCTCGTCGACGAGGAGGGCAAGATCGCCCTGGCCCAGTACAACGTGCGGGCCACCGGACACGTCGCGAAGCTGCGCCGCGACCTGTCGGTGTAG
- a CDS encoding TetR/AcrR family transcriptional regulator has translation MPRRRPTQERSKRKFDALLQASRELLVEVGFESFTCEEVAARAEVPIGTLYQFFANKYVIVCELNRQDLVAVTQELSEFHGEVPSMDWLRHMNKLVDHLAGLWLTDPSRREVWLAMQSTPSTRATGALHLNEFAEVVAQMLRPLMPRTPRGRRSMMAQVLVHVVYSMLNFSVQDGQSHEDAVAELKRLMVAYLLVAEKESRMGGQRQD, from the coding sequence ATGCCGCGTCGCCGTCCCACCCAGGAACGCAGCAAGCGCAAGTTCGACGCCCTGCTCCAGGCGTCCCGGGAATTGCTGGTCGAGGTCGGATTCGAGTCGTTCACCTGCGAGGAAGTCGCCGCCCGTGCCGAAGTGCCGATCGGCACGCTGTATCAGTTCTTCGCCAACAAGTACGTGATCGTCTGCGAACTCAACCGCCAGGATCTGGTGGCCGTCACCCAGGAGTTGTCGGAATTCCACGGTGAAGTGCCGTCCATGGACTGGCTGCGGCACATGAACAAACTCGTGGATCATCTCGCCGGGCTGTGGCTGACCGATCCGTCGCGGCGCGAGGTGTGGCTGGCCATGCAGTCCACCCCGTCGACCCGGGCCACGGGCGCACTGCATCTGAACGAGTTCGCCGAAGTGGTGGCGCAGATGCTGCGCCCGCTGATGCCGCGCACCCCCCGCGGCCGGCGCTCGATGATGGCGCAGGTGCTGGTGCACGTGGTCTATTCGATGCTGAACTTCTCGGTGCAGGACGGCCAGAGCCACGAGGACGCCGTCGCCGAGCTCAAGCGGCTGATGGTCGCGTATCTGCTGGTCGCGGAGAAGGAATCGCGCATGGGCGGCCAGCGCCAGGACTGA
- a CDS encoding holo-ACP synthase, which yields MTILGIGLDLVTISEFTEQIERTGTTMLRESFTAGERRYCEGRATDRARSYAARWAAKEAVLKAWASSRFARSPQIGDNPYPLIEVVNDAWGRPSIKLHGLAAEFLPRVRVHLSLTHDGDTAAAMVVLEDPGELADLIEG from the coding sequence GTGACCATTCTCGGTATCGGCCTGGACCTGGTGACCATCTCCGAGTTCACCGAACAGATCGAACGCACCGGAACCACCATGCTGCGGGAGAGTTTCACCGCCGGTGAGCGTCGCTACTGCGAGGGCCGGGCCACCGACCGCGCCCGCAGCTACGCCGCTCGCTGGGCCGCCAAGGAGGCGGTGCTGAAGGCCTGGGCCTCTTCGCGTTTCGCCCGCAGCCCGCAGATCGGCGACAATCCGTATCCGCTGATCGAGGTCGTCAACGACGCCTGGGGCCGGCCCAGTATCAAATTGCACGGTCTCGCCGCGGAATTCCTGCCGCGCGTCCGAGTTCACCTGTCGCTCACCCACGATGGGGACACCGCCGCCGCGATGGTGGTGCTGGAGGATCCGGGCGAACTCGCCGACCTCATCGAGGGCTGA